Within the Thermanaeromonas toyohensis ToBE genome, the region GTCTCCCCGCCTGGAGCCAGGTCTTATAAGACGCCTGGATGAGGATTATTTCCGCAAGATGGAAGCCATCGAGTTTGCTGTTAAATACGATAATGGGAAAGATCCCCGAGGGCTCTTATATGCTGATCTTATCCTTATAGGAGTTTCTCGTACTTCCAAGACTCCTGTATGCATGTATCTGGCCCACAAGCGTATACGAGCTGCCAACTTGGCTTTGGTGCCGGAAGTACCCCTTCCTGAGGAGCTCTTGGCCGTTCCCCGGGAAAGGATAATTGGGCTGACCATCTCTGCTGACAAACTTTACCAAATACGCCAGGAGCGCCTTAAAACCATGGGTTTTTCTGGGCCTGCCGATTATGCCACTTTAACCCGTATCAAGCAGGAACTGGCCTATGCTGAAGAAGTTATGCATCGTTTAGGCTGTCCTGTAATCGACGTTACCAATAAGGCCGTGGAAGACACGGCTATAAAGATATTACAAATTTATAATCGGAGGGAGAAGGATGGCAGGTAAAAAGTACATCTACATGTTTTCTGAAGGTCGAGCTGATATGCGGAACTTACTAGGCGGCAAAGGAGCCAATCTCGCTGAGATGACTAACATAGGTCTCCCCGTACCGCCAGGTATTACCATTACCTGTGAAGCTTGTAATGAGTACAACCGGCTGGGGAAAGAGTTTCCTCCGGGTTTAGAAGAAGAACTCGAAGAGCGTCTTAAGGACCTGGAAAGGATTAACGGGAAAAAGTTAGGAGATCCCCAGAATCCCTTGCTGGTTTCCGTCCGCTCCGGCGCTCCTGTATCTATGCCCGGGATGATGGATACCATCCTAAACTTGGGCTTAAACGACCAGTCTGTTCAAGGTTTAGCAGCCAATACAGGGGATGAGCGGTTTGCCCTGGACTGCTATCGGCGCTTTATACAAATGTTCGGGGATGTTGTTTTAGGGA harbors:
- a CDS encoding pyruvate, water dikinase regulatory protein — protein: MGVIYVVSDSLGETAEYVARAAASQFDGSDFDIRRIPYVTELEHLEEIVNAAAQEKGIIAFTLVLPELKRRLLELAGEYKVPAVDLLGPMLEAIATVTGKSPRLEPGLIRRLDEDYFRKMEAIEFAVKYDNGKDPRGLLYADLILIGVSRTSKTPVCMYLAHKRIRAANLALVPEVPLPEELLAVPRERIIGLTISADKLYQIRQERLKTMGFSGPADYATLTRIKQELAYAEEVMHRLGCPVIDVTNKAVEDTAIKILQIYNRREKDGR